Genomic DNA from Gilliamella sp. ESL0441:
ATTTTTTATAACAACTCGTTTAACAATCAACTATTGTTAGTGAATCTGTCAGAAGAAGACATTGATGAACTCTTCAAAATTGTTGAAGCCAATGAGGGAATCGAATTTACTATCGATCTGGTTAACGAAGTTGTGATTGCAGGCGATAAGCAATATCCTTTTAAAATTGATGCATTTAAACGCCATTGTTTATTAAATGGATTAGATAATATTGGTTTAACGCTACAACATGAAGATGCAATCAGTGCATTTGAACATAAAATCCCTTCTTTTTTAGCATAAAATCTTAATGAAGATATCATCGCTTATTATTATTTAAGCGATGGTATATCACTTTCTTTTAAAATAAGTTACCCAATAACACTTCACTTAGATGATCAATATCATATATACTTCCGCAACTTATTTTCACATCAAAAAATTATTACTATAAATTGTTCATAAGGAATAAAAATATGCAACACATTTTCCTATCTATATGGTTAGATCTCACCATAATATTAATTGGTTTTGTTTCATTTATTGTCTTTACTATCTATTTTATACAGAGAAAGGGGGAATATAAAACACACATTGTTGAACTTCCCTCATTAAAACAAAAAGTCATCATTGCGCAATCAAAATACTTCCAGCAAACCCCGAATAAACAAGATAAAATTTTCAAAAAACATTTTTATATCGGTAAAGAACTGACTATTGAAGGCGAAATGTTGAGAATTAGTAGGGTTAACAAGATTGCTCAGTTGCAAGAAAACAAGATAGTGTATAAATACATTGTCTATTTTAAAAAATATGAGAATATTGAATGTCAAAATACAATTAACATTCAACGGCATCCAATCATTAGTAAAGTTGTTATTGACAATCAAATAATTCAAATAATTAAGCATGATCAGAGTATTGAAAATCTTTCTTTATATAATATTGAATATAATCATACTAATAACAGTATTTGCTTAATGCAAAAAACAATGAATCAAGAATCAGATCGCTATAAATTAACTAAAGATTGTTTTGATCATTTAGCTGATTATCAATATATTGAAGCAATATTAGATAAATATGCCAAACTGAATGAATCTGTCGATTTAGAACCTAAGAAAAAAGGGTGGGCAGATTTGGATGACAATGGCGGTATTTATTTTATGAGAAATTGGTCTGCCTGGATAAGATGGTTATGTGTTTTACCTGGTTTTATAATTGGCTATGTAATCGGTTTTTTTAGCGCTTCAATGTTCTTTAATATTATTGAAAATCTAACACATATGCAAAATGGGCCGATTAGGATATTGTTAAAAGCAAGTTTGGGAGCAATGTTAATCTGGGGACTTGCTGTTTCAATCGCATCTTCTGTCGTACCTAGCCATCGTTATTTAACGAGTATCATATTGTCTAGTTTAGTTGTGATATTACAATTAATCATATTCTTTCATTTTTATGATTCAACGGAACTGACATTTGATGAAAAAAGTGGAATGATAGTTGGGATGATATCATCTTTATGTGGCATGCTGATAGTCATAAACAAGAACAAAAATTATGAGAATAAATCATCACGATGAGTGAATTCAATTAAACAATCTAGCGATCATTTTCAATGGTTTATAGATTGTGCTTCATCACCCGTCAGTTAAGCTATCACTCATAAATCATGATTGAATGAAATTTAACGGTATAACTAAAGTTGTTTACGTTGGCTTGACGGTGGAATAGATAATGCTTCTCGATATTTGGCGACGGTACGGCGTGCAATAATAATGCCTTGATCTTCAAATATTGAGACTAACTTGCTGTCACTTAACGGTTTTTTTCGGTCTTCTGCTGAAATATATTTTTTGATTAATGCTCGAATTGCAGTAGATGAGGCTTCACCACCTGATTCCGTATTAACATGGCTGGAAAAAAAGAACTTGAGTTCAAATATTCCCCTCGGACATTGCAAATATTTTTGCGATGTTACTCTCGAAACAGTAGATTCATGCATATCAATTGCCGTGGCAACATCAGATAAAATCAGCGGTTTCATCTGCTCTGTTCCATGCTCAAAAAAAGCTTGTTGATGTTCAACAATAAATTGACTCACTTTAAATAAAGTTTCATTGCGACTTTCAATACTTTTTATAAACCAATTCGCTTCTTGCAAATTTGCACGAATATATTGACCATCGGTGTCATTAGCCGATTTTGCCATTTTCGCATAGTGTTGATTAATGCGTAGGTTGGGTATGGTATCGGTATTCAACTCAACCTGCCATTTACTCGCCACTTTTTTAACTAGTACATCGGGAACAACATAATCAGGTTGCGTCGTATTCAACATGTCACCAGGATAAGGATGTAAATGCTTGATAAATTCAATCGAGGCTTTAAGTTGTTCCTCACTCACATTGAGTAATTTTTTCAATGTCCGATAATCATGGTTTGCCAATAAATCCAAATGATTATCAATTATCTGTTTAACTAATTTTGGGGCATCTAAATATTGAATTTGAATTGACAGACACTCTTGTAGCGTTCTTGCTCCCACGCCCATTGGGTCAAAATGCCAAATCCGCTTTAAAACAGCCTCAATTTCATCAAGCTCAATTTCAGCATTACCTTGCGCTTCAAGCAGTTCTTGCGTTGTCGCCGTTAAATAACCACGATCATCAACGGCTTGAATAATTGAAATTGCAATGGCGCGATCAGTCTCGCTAAAAGGAGTCAGATCAAGTTGCCATTTTAGATAATCGTATAGCGTTTCATGAGTTTCACCCTGATAGATAGGTAATTCATCGTTACGATAATCCGAATAAGTCCCAGACGGTGTCCCTGCAGAATAAAGATCATCTAAAGAAGCATCTAATGGTATGTCCTCAGGTATTTCTTGGCTTTCTAATGCTTCACGGGTATCTAAATCTTCAGTCTCTTCACTGTCGTCAACGTTAATTTCGTCATAGTGTTCAGCAATTTCTAATAATGGATTATTTTCCAGTGCGGTTTGAATTTCTTGTTGTAATTCCAATGTTGACAACTGAAGTAATCGAATAGCAAGTTGTAATTGTGGCGTCATCGATAATTGTTGAGAAACTTTCAGCTGCAAACTAGGTTTTATCATAGTTTAAATTCATTTCCTAAATAAACACGCTTAACATATTCGTTATTTAAAATACTATTTGGTGTTCCTTCAGCGATTAAATGTCCTTTATTCACAATATATGCTCTTTCACATACATCTAGCGTTTCACGCACATTGTGATCGGTAATTAAAACACCAAGACCACGATCTCTTAAATGTTTTATTATATTTTTGATATCAATTACAGAAATTGGATCAACGCCTGCAAATGGTTCATCTAATAAAATAAACTTTGGATTTGCAGCTAAAGCTCTGGCAATTTCAACACGTCGCCTTTCACCACCCGATAAAGACTGTCCAATGCTATCTCGTATGTGCGTAATATGAAATTCTTCGAGTAATTCTTCAGCTCTTTCGATTTTTTCGTTTTTATCGATATCTTGACGAGTTTCTAAAATAGCCATGATGTTATCAATAACCGACAACTTTCTAAATATTGAGGCTTCTTGTGGTAAATAACCAATACCTTTTTGCGCTCGTTCATGTAAGGGTAAAACGCTTATATCATCATTATCTAAATAGATTTTACCTGCATTTAACGTCACTATTCCTACGACCATATAAAACGTGGTCGTTTTACCTGCACCATTAGGCCCTAATAATCCAACGATT
This window encodes:
- a CDS encoding RNA polymerase factor sigma-54, which encodes MKPSLQLKVSQQLSMTPQLQLAIRLLQLSTLELQQEIQTALENNPLLEIAEHYDEINVDDSEETEDLDTREALESQEIPEDIPLDASLDDLYSAGTPSGTYSDYRNDELPIYQGETHETLYDYLKWQLDLTPFSETDRAIAISIIQAVDDRGYLTATTQELLEAQGNAEIELDEIEAVLKRIWHFDPMGVGARTLQECLSIQIQYLDAPKLVKQIIDNHLDLLANHDYRTLKKLLNVSEEQLKASIEFIKHLHPYPGDMLNTTQPDYVVPDVLVKKVASKWQVELNTDTIPNLRINQHYAKMAKSANDTDGQYIRANLQEANWFIKSIESRNETLFKVSQFIVEHQQAFFEHGTEQMKPLILSDVATAIDMHESTVSRVTSQKYLQCPRGIFELKFFFSSHVNTESGGEASSTAIRALIKKYISAEDRKKPLSDSKLVSIFEDQGIIIARRTVAKYREALSIPPSSQRKQL
- the lptB gene encoding LPS export ABC transporter ATP-binding protein → MSILKAENLAKVYKKRRVVEDVSLTVNSGEIVGLLGPNGAGKTTTFYMVVGIVTLNAGKIYLDNDDISVLPLHERAQKGIGYLPQEASIFRKLSVIDNIMAILETRQDIDKNEKIERAEELLEEFHITHIRDSIGQSLSGGERRRVEIARALAANPKFILLDEPFAGVDPISVIDIKNIIKHLRDRGLGVLITDHNVRETLDVCERAYIVNKGHLIAEGTPNSILNNEYVKRVYLGNEFKL